The Homo sapiens chromosome 5, GRCh38.p14 Primary Assembly genome includes a window with the following:
- the IL17B gene encoding interleukin-17B isoform X2, with protein sequence MKPYARMEEYERNIEEMVAQLRNSSELAQRKCEVNLQLWMSNKRSLSPWGYSINHDPSRIPVDLPEARCLCLGCVNPFTMQEDRSMVSVPVFSQVPVRRRLCPPPPRTGPCRQRAVMETIAVGCTCIF encoded by the exons ATGAAACCGTATGCCCGCATGGAGGAGTATGAGAGGAACATCGAGGAGATGGTGGCCCAGCTGAGGAACAGCTCAGAGCTGGCCCAGAGAAAGTGTGAGGTCAACTTGCAGCTGTGGATGTCCAACAAGAGGAGCCTGTCTCCCTGGGGCTACAG CATCAACCACGACCCCAGCCGTATCCCCGTGGACCTGCCGGAGGCACGGTGCCTGTGTCTGGGCTGTGTGAACCCCTTCACCATGCAGGAGGACCGCAGCATGGTGAGCGTGCCGGTGTTCAGCCAGGTTCCTGTGCGCCGCCGCCTCTGCCCGCCACCGCCCCGCACAGGGCCTTGCCGCCAGCGCGCAGTCATGGAGACCATCGCTGTGGGCTGCACCTGCATCTTCTGA
- the IL17B gene encoding interleukin-17B isoform 1 precursor (isoform 1 precursor is encoded by transcript variant 1), which produces MDWPHNLLFLLTISIFLGLGQPRSPKSKRKGQGRPGPLAPGPHQVPLDLVSRMKPYARMEEYERNIEEMVAQLRNSSELAQRKCEVNLQLWMSNKRSLSPWGYSINHDPSRIPVDLPEARCLCLGCVNPFTMQEDRSMVSVPVFSQVPVRRRLCPPPPRTGPCRQRAVMETIAVGCTCIF; this is translated from the exons ATGGACTGGCCTCACAACCTG CTGTTTCTTCTTACCATTTCCATCTTCCTGGGGCTGGGCCAGCCCAGGAGCCCCAAAAGCAAGAGGAAGGGGCAAGGGCGGCCTGggcccctggcccctggccctcACCAGGTGCCACTGGACCTGGTGTCACGGATGAAACCGTATGCCCGCATGGAGGAGTATGAGAGGAACATCGAGGAGATGGTGGCCCAGCTGAGGAACAGCTCAGAGCTGGCCCAGAGAAAGTGTGAGGTCAACTTGCAGCTGTGGATGTCCAACAAGAGGAGCCTGTCTCCCTGGGGCTACAG CATCAACCACGACCCCAGCCGTATCCCCGTGGACCTGCCGGAGGCACGGTGCCTGTGTCTGGGCTGTGTGAACCCCTTCACCATGCAGGAGGACCGCAGCATGGTGAGCGTGCCGGTGTTCAGCCAGGTTCCTGTGCGCCGCCGCCTCTGCCCGCCACCGCCCCGCACAGGGCCTTGCCGCCAGCGCGCAGTCATGGAGACCATCGCTGTGGGCTGCACCTGCATCTTCTGA
- the IL17B gene encoding interleukin-17B isoform X1, which produces MILPILEMWELRLRKISGGNGPGHRLLLDTPTILWRRELRLTVKLTCSHTVSESGDHPRRESAVSGRPGQSALFLLTISIFLGLGQPRSPKSKRKGQGRPGPLAPGPHQVPLDLVSRMKPYARMEEYERNIEEMVAQLRNSSELAQRKCEVNLQLWMSNKRSLSPWGYSINHDPSRIPVDLPEARCLCLGCVNPFTMQEDRSMVSVPVFSQVPVRRRLCPPPPRTGPCRQRAVMETIAVGCTCIF; this is translated from the exons ATGATTCTTCCCATTCTAGAGAtgtgggaactgaggctcagaaagatttcAGGAGGGAATGGGCCAGGCCACCGTCTACTTCTGGATACACCCACCATTTTATGGAGGAGGGAACTGAGGCTGACAGTAAAGCTCACATGCAGCCACACAGTCTCTGAGAGCGGAGACCACCCCAGGAGGGAGAGTGCTGTGTCAGGAAGGCCAGGACAATCAGCC CTGTTTCTTCTTACCATTTCCATCTTCCTGGGGCTGGGCCAGCCCAGGAGCCCCAAAAGCAAGAGGAAGGGGCAAGGGCGGCCTGggcccctggcccctggccctcACCAGGTGCCACTGGACCTGGTGTCACGGATGAAACCGTATGCCCGCATGGAGGAGTATGAGAGGAACATCGAGGAGATGGTGGCCCAGCTGAGGAACAGCTCAGAGCTGGCCCAGAGAAAGTGTGAGGTCAACTTGCAGCTGTGGATGTCCAACAAGAGGAGCCTGTCTCCCTGGGGCTACAG CATCAACCACGACCCCAGCCGTATCCCCGTGGACCTGCCGGAGGCACGGTGCCTGTGTCTGGGCTGTGTGAACCCCTTCACCATGCAGGAGGACCGCAGCATGGTGAGCGTGCCGGTGTTCAGCCAGGTTCCTGTGCGCCGCCGCCTCTGCCCGCCACCGCCCCGCACAGGGCCTTGCCGCCAGCGCGCAGTCATGGAGACCATCGCTGTGGGCTGCACCTGCATCTTCTGA